The genomic DNA AACGAACCGACTGCTGCCGCACTGGCCTATGGCTTTCACGATCGGGACGCGGAAAAACATCTGCTCGTGATTGATCTGGGAGGTGGAACGTTCGATGTCACGTTGATGGAAGTCTTCGAAGGGACGCTCGAAATCATTGCCTCAGCCGGGGAGAGCACACTCGGCGGAGAAGACTTTACCGACCGCCTGGCAGGCTCGCTGCTGGAATCTCAAAAGCTGCATCTGGAGTCCGCGGAAATCCAACATCCTCAATTGGTCGCGAGACTCAGGGAAGAATGTGAACAAGCCAAGCGCAAATTTGGCAGCGCTTCTCAGGTGACAATCCGCATTCCCGATCACGAAGGAAACTTTTCAACTGAGCCGGAAAGTTTGACGATTACTTCGGAAGATTTCACAAAAATCGTCACTCCTTTACTCGATCGAATCCGTCGCCCGATTGCACGAGTTCTGCGAGATGCAGGCCGATCTGCTGAACAGATTGACGACGTTATTCTCGTCGGCGGTGCAACCCGCATGCCGGTTCTGAATCAGTGTGTCAAAGAGATGTTTGGCAAAGAACCGATGTGCCAGCACAATCCCGATGAAGTCGTCGCGATTGGAGCAGCAATCCAGGCCGCACTCATTGTGAATGATGCCGCGGTGCAGGATATTGTGATGACGGACGTTTGTCCGTTCACTCTCGGCGTTGAAGTCGTCAAGCAGTTTGCCGGTCGGGATGTAAATGGTTTCTATCTGCCCATCATTCATCGAAATACGACGCTGCCAATTTCAAAAGAAGAAGTTGTCTCGACAGTCCGAGCGAACCAACGGCAAACCAATGTCCGCGTCTACCAGGGTGAACATCGCAAAGTAGAAGATAATATCTTTCTTGGCGAATTGACGGTCAAAGATATTCCACTCGGTCCTGCTGGTACACCAATCTGCATTCGCTTCACCTACGATTTGAATGGCCTGCTCGAAGTGGAAGCCTTTGTGCCCAATTCCGAGAAACGCTTTCGCACAGTCCTGACCAATCACGCTCAGCATCTTTCTGAAGCAGAAGTGCAATCAGCAGTCAAAAAGCTGGAGAACATCAAATTCTATCCCCGCGACGAAGCTCAACATCAACGCCTGCTCCAGTTTTCCGAACGCGTTCTTGGAGAAATCGCACCAGACGAACGACAACAGTTTGAGGAAATCATCGACAGCTATGAACAGGCCATGTCCTCGGGCGACCGAGAGTTCTTTTTTGAGGTCCGCAGTTTTCTCATCGCCCGCCTGAATGAAATCGGCTTTCCTTATGAAGAGCCATCTAACGAAAATGATTCCGACGATTCAAACTAGAGCCGTTTCCCTGAATGTGTAGCGGGTGGTAGTCTGAAATATAGGGCTCAAACCATCAAGAAGCCGCTACATTTAACTGCAAACTGCAGTAAAGATGACAAATAACAAGGATCAGTTGCGATTGCTTCCAGTACCCAATAAGGACAAATTCTTCTCGATTTGATCCCACCCAACCCAGGGCTCATCACAACGCCCCTGTGTGCAATGATAAACAGTCACTTTTCCTTCAACCGTGGACTTCCCCTGAAGTTTAGCATTCAACAACGACCACGCCGGAGTCTCTTCGGACTGAACAACGAATGTCGACAATGGTACATATTGCGAGCAAAGCTGATGAAATCTCTTTGTGAACGTTTCCTTGTCTGGTACGATACAAATAAATTCCGAAGTCGGCCCCAAGTGTCGATCCAAAGCCAGCAATGCCTGGCACATGCCCGTGGGCTGATGCAGTAGTGTTCCCGAAACTGTATCGAGTGCAGCCGTTGCGACAGCGATAAATTTCTCATTGTCCACAAGCTGCCCCAGCTTAAAAAGAGCATGAATCGCCAGATTCGTTCCTGAAGGAATCGCATTGTCGTACTGATCGCGGATTCGCACAATCAATTGTTCATGATCAAGTGGCGTGTACAGAAACGCGGCTGATTCCTCATCGTAAAATTGAGCAATCATCGTCTCACTCAATTCAACGGCCGCTTGCAGATATCGCTCTTCCTGAACAGCCAGCGACAATTCGGTCAGCCCTTCAATCAGGCAGGCGTAGTCATCCAGAAAACCAGAGATCTGGCAGCGACCATCCTTGTAACTATGCCACAATCGACCTTGATCATCCCGCATGGTTGAGAGCAGAAAATCTGCTGTAGTTCGTGCAGTTTCTCGATACGAATCTGAATCGATAACCGCAATCGCCTGAGCGAAAGCCGATAGCATCATCCCATTCCAAGCGATCAGAATTTTTTCATCGCGACCAGGCGGTATCCGATTGGCTTCCCGATGCTTCAATAAAGTTTTGCGGGATCGCTCTAAAATATGCTCTAACTCAACTGGTTCTATCCCCAACTGTTTGATAAGCAATTCCTCCGATAGAGGACGATTGAGAATCGTATGACCTTCCCAGTTGCCATGCTCGGATACGTCGTAACAGG from Rubinisphaera italica includes the following:
- a CDS encoding Hsp70 family protein yields the protein MILGIDLGTTNSLCAVFRNGQPELIPNSHGDLLTPSVVGLLESGELLVGEPAREQRVTRPQAVASRFKRLMGTKELLKLGSNKWNAEELSSFVLKTLKQDAEAYLGEEITEAVITVPAYFNDLQRRSTKIAGELAGLKVRRIINEPTAAALAYGFHDRDAEKHLLVIDLGGGTFDVTLMEVFEGTLEIIASAGESTLGGEDFTDRLAGSLLESQKLHLESAEIQHPQLVARLREECEQAKRKFGSASQVTIRIPDHEGNFSTEPESLTITSEDFTKIVTPLLDRIRRPIARVLRDAGRSAEQIDDVILVGGATRMPVLNQCVKEMFGKEPMCQHNPDEVVAIGAAIQAALIVNDAAVQDIVMTDVCPFTLGVEVVKQFAGRDVNGFYLPIIHRNTTLPISKEEVVSTVRANQRQTNVRVYQGEHRKVEDNIFLGELTVKDIPLGPAGTPICIRFTYDLNGLLEVEAFVPNSEKRFRTVLTNHAQHLSEAEVQSAVKKLENIKFYPRDEAQHQRLLQFSERVLGEIAPDERQQFEEIIDSYEQAMSSGDREFFFEVRSFLIARLNEIGFPYEEPSNENDSDDSN